A stretch of the Erpetoichthys calabaricus chromosome 3, fErpCal1.3, whole genome shotgun sequence genome encodes the following:
- the LOC114644164 gene encoding nematocyst expressed protein 3-like: MVGQGGQAAQMPNISRLVEAVCIELSRIHPEGTTICGVRVNRWAAVMRDYICIQENILTNPVLMAQTRIQLFPLNQRTLAQWHLTRTRELVRRALEMAVPLPSSSALASEPTPAVRPRPTGPEQSAAPCHEYSDLPDLSGQATQRTRGPVDVAPPIVGHPPVPQEAPATQPLLPPADTAASPPPPAQPSVPRTTAWRRKKKQEAEELAQQQGIPPKQRKKVEAFVCQRCGRPKTKEFGHSRFGRETFCSTSAGRSVQEWLEEKRRAKQNRAGGDGH, from the exons ATGGTCGGCCAAGGCGGCCAAGCCGCACAGATGCCAAACATCAGCCGCCTTGTGGAGGCCGTTTGTATAGAGCTGTCCAGGATTCACCCCGAAGGAACCACCATCTGCGGCGTGAGGGTGAACCGCTGGGCAGCTGTGATGCGGGATTATATCTGCATCCAAGAGAACATCCTTACAAACCCGGTACTCATGGCCCAGACACGTATCCAGTTATTCCCCCTCAATCAGCGCACCCTGGCACAATG GCACCTCACTCGCACCAGGGAGCTGGTACGGCGGGCTCTGGAGATGGCCGTGCCATTGCCATCCAGCTCGGCCCTTGCTTCGGAGCCCACCCCTGCCGTACGGCCACGTCCCACGGGCCCCGAGCAGTCCGCTGCACCATGTCATGAATACTCGGACCTGCCTGACCTGTCCGGTCAGGCGACGCAGCGAACTCGGGGCCCCGTGGATGTGGCACCGCCAATTGTTGGCCACCCCCCCGTGCCACAAGAAGCACCCGCCACCCAGCCACTCCTCCCGCCGGCTGACACTGCCGCTTCTCCGCCTCCACCGGCACAACCTTCAGTACCCCGCACCACTGCCTGGCGGCGGAAGAAAAAACAGGAGGCGGAGGAGCTGGCGCAACAGCAAGGTATCCCtcccaaacaaagaaaaaaagtggaGGCCTTTGTTTGCCAGCGCTGTGGCCGTCCTAAAACAAAAGAGTTCGGCCACAGCCGCTTTGGGAGGGAAACCTTTTGTTCCACCTCAGCCGGCAGAAGTGTCCAGGAGTGGCTGGAGGAAAAGAGGAGAGCGAAGCAAAATCGTGCCGGGGGGGATGGCCACTAA